Proteins co-encoded in one Brassica oleracea var. oleracea cultivar TO1000 chromosome C4, BOL, whole genome shotgun sequence genomic window:
- the LOC106338308 gene encoding glutathione S-transferase T2-like produces MAHDIFFNDHKRKFTLEHAWLELRHDQKWCGGLTSNVNSKRRKLDDQSPQSSTSVSWSLGGDEGMARQAGVKAAKGKSKPAVSKGKTSEVEGKLCVDFQNMWEIKQKDFELKEKFNKHKLLDSLITKTEPLTEPEIALKNKLINDMLVA; encoded by the coding sequence ATGGCTCATGACATTTTCTTCAATGATCATAAGAGAAAATTCACACTTGAGCATGCATGGTTGGAGTTGAGGCATGATCAAAAATGGTGTGGAGGTCTGACGAGTAATGTGAACTCTAAAAGAAGAAAGCTTGATGATCAATCACCACAGTCATCAACGTCAGTGTCATGGAGCCTTGGAGGAGATGAAGGCATGGCACGGCAGGCTGGTGTCAAAGCTGCGAAGGGCAAAAGTAAACCGGCTGTGAGCAAGGGTAAGACTTCTGAAGTAGAAGGGAAGCTGTGTGTTGACTTTCAGAACATGTGGGAGATCAAACAAAAGGATTTTGAATTGAAAGAGAAGTTTAACAAGCACAAATTGCTTGACTCCCTAATTACCAAGACAGAGCCATTAACTGAACCAGAGATTGCTTTGAAAAATAAGCTCATTAATGATATGTTGGTTGCTTAG
- the LOC106338309 gene encoding uncharacterized protein LOC106338309, protein MMNGTVPNSVAGLSNLQMRALNDSMCNMLNAGLDQIHQRLDEIQASQAPSIAGARRDRPRRNTGSDDEIQEEDDQEDEARSAYRPRRGPRTRDPGDVNPFARNERTNDRLSGLKLKIPSFEGKNDPNVFLEWERKIEHVFNCQNFSELKKVRLAVTEFSGYAINWYDQVVTHRRRTGERPIETWDEFSMLMRRRFVPAHYHRDLHQKLRRLLQGTKSMEDYHQEMETLMIKADVDEPMDATMARFLSGLNRDIQDRMELQEYDSVEQMLHKAILIEQQVKRKSFSKPAITSKPAYSSKPAFSPKPSYQDKVESEDEQEDKEDLGPIFDDEDESFGYPHQGPLLVARKGMIESIFDETDGRLVDGSDPAFDDESDPIYDEEAYFDYPAHGPLLVTRRSLSVQPKTNEKEKRENLFHSRSLVSEKVCSLIIDGGSCTNVASDTLIRKLGLATRPLSHPFRLEWLNEAGEQYVKEQVTVHITIGRYEDEVVCNVLPMDACHILLGRPWQFDKRAVHDGCLNRYCR, encoded by the exons ATGATGAACGGAACCGTCCCAAACTCAGTTGCTGGATTGTCTAACCTTCAAATGCGTGCCTTGAATGATTCTATGTGTAACATGTTGAACGCAGGTTTAGATCAGATCCACCAGAGGCTTGATGAGATTCAGGCCAGCCAAGCTCCTTCTATAGCCGGAGCAAGAAGAGACCGTCCGCGTAGGAACACTGGGTCTGACGATGAGATCCAAGAGGAGGATGATCAAGAGGACGAGGCCAGATCAGCCTACCGTCCAAGAAGAGGTCCTAGAACCCGAGATCCAGGTGATGTCAATCCTTTTGCTAGAAATGAACGTACTAATGATAGATTAAGTGGATTGAAACTAAAAATCCCATCTTTTGAGGGTAAAAATGATCCTAATGTTTTTCTTGAATGGGAAAGAAAAATTGAACATGTCTTTAATTGTCAAAACTTTTCTGAACTTAAGAAAGTTAGACTAGCTGTTACTGAATTCTCTGGCTATGCTATTAATTGGTATGATCAAGTTGTGACCCACAGGAGGAGAACAGGTGAGAGACCGATTGAGACATGGGATGAGTTTTCCATGCTGATGAGGAGACGATTTGTTCCTGCTCATTATCACCGAGACCTCCATCAGAAACTCAGACGCTTGCTTCAAGGCACTAAGTCCATGGAAGACTACCACCAGGAGATGGAAACTTTGATGATCAAGGCCGATGTAGACGAGCCCATGGACGCCACTATGGCTAGGTTCCTCTCTGGGCTTAACCGAGACATCCAAGACCGTATGGAGCTTCAAGAGTATGATAGTGTGGAACAGATGCTACACAAGGCCATCTTGATCGAACAACAAGTTAAGAGGAAGAGTTTCTCAAAGCCTGCCATTACCTCTAAACCGGCCTACTCTTCTAAACCGGCTTTTTCTCCTAAGCCAAGCTACCAAGACAAAG TTGAATCTGAGGATGAACAGGAGGACAAGGAGGATCTTGGACCAATCTTTGATGATGAGGACGAGTCCTTTGGATATCCGCATCAAGGGCCACTACTTGTTGCTAGGAAAGGCATGATCGAGTCTATCTTCGATGAGACGGACGGCCGCTTAGTCGATGGTTCCGATCCAGCCTTTGATGATGAGTCCGATCCGATCTATGATGAGGAGGCTTACTTCGACTATCCAGCTCATGGTCCTCTACTTGTAACAAGAAGATCTCTGAGTGTCCAGCCCAAAACCAATGAAAAAGAAAAAAGGGAGAATCTCTTTCATTCTCGTAGTTTAGTTTCTGAAAAGGTTTGTTCTTTGATTATTGATGGTGGGAGTTGTACTAATGTTGCTAGTGACACTCTTATCAGGAAACTAGGACTTGCAACTCGGCCTCTCTCTCATCCTTTCAGGTTGGAATGGCTAAACGAGGCTGGAGAACAGTATGTGAAAGAGCAAGTCACTGTCCATATTACCATTGGCCGATATGAGGACGAGGTCGTTTGCAACGTTCTTCCTATGGACGCATGCCACATTCTCTTGGGCCGGCCATGGCAATTTGATAAGAGAGCCGTGCATGATGGCTGTTTGAACCGATACTGTCGATAA
- the LOC106338310 gene encoding uncharacterized protein LOC106338310, which yields MSQGQLLERKGAGMVCKPLRGSVPHFDNSELIKVYAKTLIGRCMNPKKQDVKALIIMLPKIWKMEERIVGADLGLGRFQFDFDPEEDIEEVFRMQPYHFDYWMISLVHWQPVREKSNDVPKSMDQTDQNVPDVPVEVHPTDQIRQIDRAVYRLDPRMSGLELRPDTRPDARTGRTEARLSQPTRQAKTDGQVRTNLARANSDSDHGFSLLARLARTACTDDRADDLSTLFDPNMDFSFGYFSKARILKLSEDFGFVGTQLVRSERPAALADRPAYVLILTALDLAGSDASGQKPNGQFD from the coding sequence ATGTCTCAAGGTCAACTTTTGGAGAGGAAAGGTGCGGGGATGGTTTGCAAACCATTGAGGGGTTCAGTGCCTCATTTTGATAATTCCGAGCTTATCAAGGTGTATGCCAAAACATTGATTGGCAGATGTATGAACCCCAAGAAGCAAGATGTGAAAGCCTTGATCATCATGCTGCCAAAAATTTGGAAAATGGAGGAGAGGATTGTCGGAGCTGATCTTGGACTTGGGAGGTTCCAATTCGATTTTGATCCAGAGGAGGATATTGAAGAGGTTTTCAGGATGCAGCCTTATCACTTTGACTATTGGATGATCTCGCTGGTCCATTGGCAGCCGGTGAGGGAGAAGAGTAATGATGTGCCCAAGTCCATGGACCAGACCGATCAGAACGTTCCAGACGTCCCAGTTGAGGTTCATCCTACCGATCAGATCAGACAGATTGACCGGGCTGTGTATCGGCTCGACCCGCGAATGTCTGGATTGGAGCTTCGTCCAGATACTCGACCAGATGCTCGAACTGGCCGAACTGAAGCCCGTCTCTCCCAGCCAACTCGACAAGCCAAGACTGATGGTCAAGTCAGAACCAATTTAGCTCGAGCCAATTCCGATTCAGACCATGGCTTCTCTCTTTTGGCTCGATTGGCTCGTACCGCATGTACCGACGACCGTGCTGATGATCTTTCTACCTTGTTCGATCCGAACATGGACTTTTCCTTTGGATATTTTTCTAAGGCAAGGATCCTTAAGCTATCAGAAGACTTTGGCTTTGTTGGAACGCAACTTGTCCGATCAGAACGTCCCGCAGCCCTTGCTGATCGTCCCGCCTATGTGCTGATCCTTACCGCTTTGGACTTAGCCGGTTCAGATGCATCTGGACAGAAGCCAAACGGTCAGTTTGACTAG